From a region of the Eulemur rufifrons isolate Redbay chromosome 7, OSU_ERuf_1, whole genome shotgun sequence genome:
- the TGM4 gene encoding LOW QUALITY PROTEIN: protein-glutamine gamma-glutamyltransferase 4 (The sequence of the model RefSeq protein was modified relative to this genomic sequence to represent the inferred CDS: inserted 2 bases in 2 codons; deleted 2 bases in 1 codon; substituted 1 base at 1 genomic stop codon) yields the protein MSMAAGFLQSEHVKVQNGTGMLVGNWSGDCRGGTTLWTDRAPFPLQSNITRQPVSFGQCWVFSGILTAVLGALGIPVCNVTVFKSALDMAKNSWNLHMWKDTWMKSLALPKGYGGWQAVDGAPQERSRGPRLPEDTGQIPQIDASKGPSSNKPQSGCPSCCGSLPHQASLLRGDSHMLTWWVELAKGREESGLLPVETVSIEKDVSTQAVAHEGQNAVTCEYKCPDGGHVTGLLLTQPLSHQTMAIVTIRGRQTFPTGRCQADPVLLGNPVNSTAIPKRRAATPQNANILGSFDLQRCTGKKVANLCVLNKITQRHGQVSEVTLTLDSNSYYIGSLAMFKDEPVTKDFVIAEXVESKETIASEMLRGFQYPEFSIKVSPLQARRTHPAWTLALQVGQRCILTCILKNFLAMPLTNIRFSLACLGISLWQTFDQGTVQPGKTIQSXIKCXPMKAGSKTFIIKFSSNQVKEIRAQRIILITNWPRPDAATRKWDPDGL from the exons ATGAGCATGGCAGCCGGCTTCCTTCAGAGCGAGCAC GTGAAGGTTCAGAATGGCACAGGCATGCTCGTTGGGAATTGGTCTGGGGACTGCAGGGGTGGCACAACCCTATGGACAGACAGAGCTCCCTTCCCGCTGCAGAGCAACATCACAAGGCAGCCCGTGTCCTTCGGCCAGTGCTGGGTGTTCTCTGGGATCCTGacggcag TGCTGGGAGCGTTGGGCATCCCAGTGTGCAACGTGACAGTCTTCAAGTCAGCCCTCGACATGGCAAAGAACTCATG GAATCTCCACATGTGGAAGGACACCTGGATGAAGTCACTGGCCCTGCCCAAGGGATATGGCGGCTGGCAGGCAGTGGATGGCGCGCCGCAGGAGCGCAGCCGG GGACCTCGGCTTCCAGAGGACACTGGGCAGATCCCCCAAATAGATGCCTCTAAAGGTCCTTCCAGCAACAAGCCTCAGTCTGGCT GTCCCTCCTGCTGTGGGTCTTTGCCACACCAAGCTTCTCTTCTCAGAGGTGACAGCCACATGCTCACCTGGTGGGTGGAGTTGGCGAAGGGGCGAGAGGAGTCAGGCCTCCTCCCAGTGGAGACCGTGAGCATCGAGAAAGACGTCAGTACCCAGGCGGTGGCCCACGAGGGCCAGAATGCTGTCACCTGCGAGTACAAGTGCCCAGATGGTGGCCACGTCACTGGGCTCCTTCTAACTCAGCCCCTGAGTCACCAGACCATGGCAATAGTCACGATCAGGGGTCGGCAAACCTTTCCT ACTGGACGCTGTCAGGCAGATCCCGTGCTGCTGGGAAACCCTGTTAATTCCACTGCGATTCCCAAAAGGAGGGCGGCTACCCCACAGAATGCCAACATCTTGGGCTCCTTTGACCTGCAGAGGTGCACAGGCAAGAAGGTGGCAAACCTGTGTGTCCTCAATAAGATCACGCAGAGGCACGGTCAAG TATCAGAAGTGACTCTGACCTTGGACTCCAATAGCTAT TACATTGGCAGCCTGGCTATGTTCAAAGATGAGCCAGTCACCAAAGATTTTGTCATTGCAG CAGTGGAGTCTAAGGAAACAATTGCTTCTGAGATGTTAAGGGGTTTCCAGTATCCTGAATTCTCTATAAAGGTGAGCCCCCTGCAGGCCAGAAGGACTCATCCTGCCTGGACCTTGGCCTTACA AGTTGGCCAGCGATGTATCCTCACTTGTATCCTTAAGAACTTCCTGGCCATGCCTTTGACTAACATCAGGTTCTCCCTGGCATGCCTGGGCATCTCCCTCTGGCAGACCTTTGACCAAGG GACGGTGCAGCCTGGCAAGACCATCCAATCCTAAATAAAAT ACCCGATGAAAGCTGGAAGCAAGACATTTATCATCAAGTTTAGTTCCAATCAAGTGAAAGAGATTCGTGCTCAGAGGATTATTCTTATCACCAACTGGCCTCGGCCGGATGCTGCGACCCGGAAGTGGGACCCCGATGGGCTCTAA
- the TMEM42 gene encoding transmembrane protein 42, translating to MAVKPQPSGGAVAATAYPDSPVEFPPHLQAGAMRRRFWGVFNCLCAGAFGSLAAASAKLAFGSEVNVGLCVLGIIVMASTNSLMWTFFSRGLSFSMSSAIASVTVTFSNILSSAFLGYVLYGECQEVLWWGGVFLILCGLTLIHRKLPPTWKTLPHKQQ from the exons ATGGCGGTGAAGCCGCAGCCCTCGGGCGGCGCCGTGGCAGCCACCGCCTACCCTGACAGCCCCGTCGAATTTCCCCCGCACCTCCAGGCTGGCGCGATGCGGCGCCGCTTCTGGGGCGTGTTCAACTGTCTGTGCGCCGGCGCGTTCGGGTCCCTGGCCGCCGCCTCCGCCAAGCTGGCCTTCGGCAGCGAG GTGAACGTAGGCTTATGCGTCTTAGGCATCATAGTGATGGCAAGCACCAATTCCCTGATGTGGACCTTCTTTAgccggggcctcagtttctccatgtcttCAGCCATTGCATCTGTCACAGTGACTTTTTCAAACATCCTCAGCTCG GCCTTCCTGGGCTATGTGCTGTACGGAGAGTGCCAGGAGGTGCTGTGGTGGGGAGGAGTGTTCCTCATCCTCTGCGGACTCACCCTGATCCACAGGAAGCTCCCGCCCACCTGGAAGACCCTTCCGCACAAGCAGCAGTAG